ATCATAGGAGATCACGCATGGACAAGGATACACTACTTTCGTCATTTGGTAAATGGGTTGCACCCTTAAATGCAAAAATAATTTCCGACTGGACCACAGAAACCGGCGAAGACAAGTATGTGAAGAAGCTTACCACTCTAGCGTACCTTCTCATCTTCATGGACGCTCAGCTGAATCAGCGCAAGGCTTTGCGGGACATTGTCACCGAAATTGAGAATAACGAAGCCTTCCAGAAAGAACTCGGCATCACCTCCATCAGTATTTCGCAGCTTTCCAGGAAGAACAACAAGCTGTCGCCGGAACTTTTACAGCAGCTATTTGTCGATCTGGTCGCTCAGGTCACTCGCATTCGCACGCCTGCCGCTGGGCGAGTCGGTACGGTTAAACTGCTGGATTCCACGACCATGAGTCTGTGTCTTAGCAAGTACAAGTGGGCAACGTACCGGAAAACGAAAGCCGGCGTGAAACTCCACTTACGCGTGACCTTCTGTGATCCGGATACGGTCTATCCGGAGAAGGCCGTGCTCACTCCGGCCAAGCCGTCAGATCGCACCCAAATGGATGCGCTCATCGATGAAACCGGCGCTACTTATGTATTTGACCGCGGCTACGTGGACTACGAGAAATACGACCAGTACTGCTGGGATGGAGTCTTCTTCGTTACTCGGTTGAAAGACAATGCTATTGTCGAAGTGATGGATGAATTTCCAACAGCGGAAGGCTCGGTCATGACTCGGGATCGCATGGTGAAGATCGGCAAAGGGGCCAAACAGATGAAGCATGTTCTTCGCCTCATCGAAACCGTCGATTTAAAAGGAAATCCCATCCGAATCATAACGAACCGATTCGATCTGACCGCTGAAGAAATCGGCGACTTGTACCGCAATCGCTGGAAGATTGAAACCTTCTTCCGATGGTTGAAGCAGCATCTGAAGTTGACGCGATTCTACGGTGAAGATGAAAACGCCGTATGGAACCAGATCCTGATTTGCCTGATTAGTTACTGCCTTCTGCTCCTGATGAAACTGGAGCTCTCGACAACTAAGTCGCTGCTTGATCTAAGCCGACTACTAAAATCGAATCTCACCAAGTCGTGGGAAGTTTTTAAAGCGGCTGTATTTCGAAAACCAGCACGCACTTCGAAAGGTCGGCAGAAGGTCGTAAAGAGCTAAGGCAACGCAAAGCAAGAAAAGGTAATCAGCACCTTGAAATCCTATATATTACCAAATGGACAATGACTGCCTTGCATGCATAGCCCCCTTAACTTTTTAGCCTATACGGCGGCAGGTCCGTTTTCAGAAAATTCTATAAACGATAGAAAAGCAATGTTTATGCAACGCTATTGAGTTCATATATACATTTGACATTACAGTAATTTTTGCGCAAGTTACTGTTGAAATTGTTTTTGCATTAAATTTTGCAGTGTGTCTAAGAGTCGACTCACTTCCCAGATAGATATCTGAATGTACTTCATCTATCATCGCATACGTAGTAGGCGAAATATACACACAAAATGCAAGCAATGCAGCAAATAATAGTTTCTTTTTCACTTTTTCCTCCTCTTACATTACTTGATTAATTTACATTATTCTATTGCACTGTATAAACAGCGCTAACTGAGTGAACAGAATCATCTGATGTTCCATCTGAATAATAAATTTTGCCCCTTGCCATGACATACCATTCACCTGTTCCATACTCTCTTTGATCACTTAATTTTGCTGTTAGTGATTTAACATTAGAATCGATCATGTCTTTACTAGTTATTTTTTTTTCATTCCTTGTAATAATCGCTTGTGATAGTAGAGTTTCGATGTCACTAGCTTTTACATTGCTTGAAATATCTTTAGTCGTACCTTGAGAAGAAATAATATAATGAAGCTCACCTCCAACAGTAGAATTAGTCTTACTCATTGACGCTTGCGATACTGCAGTACCCATGGCTGCAAATGCTGTCGGTAATACCGCAAAAACAAAAGCTGAACATAATAGGGTAAGAGAAATCTTTCTTTTCATATTTTCCTCCTATTAGATTTAATGTTTATATTTTACATATTAAGTGATTGTTTTCCAATAATCAACATCTATACCTATATTTTTCCTTTTTTTGTTTTTATTTTTACATTTTTTTGGAGATGAAATTGTCCGCAACACTTCATTTCTACTAATATACTCATGATTTATGAAAACCAGTTGATAAATAGAAAAACACCGTACTATACAAGTAGTTGAGAGGGAATTTGAAAATAAAAACATGTAGTGTTTTGGTAATTATAACCTTTGTTTCAAAAACTGAGAGTGTTTACACGATTCAGATTAAAGAACGCGAATCACCACACTAACTATTTGATAAATAGAGGTTTGAATTACAGGAGAACCTAACCGAAAACAAAGGTGGTTTCTCCATGAAAAAGTTTTTATTCATTCCCTTGATATTTACCTTCCTACCTTCTCCTAAACCTGCACTCGCTGAAAAGGAATCTGATTGCGACCTCATGTATCGTGCCTTTATTGAAGCCATGCTAGACAAGATGGGAAATGCTGTTGTTAAGCATGGAACGAACCGATTATGGAATAGAGGAACGGAAGAAATATTGGAAGTAAAAAGACTTAATCCAAGAGATCTTACCCGTTTTACCGTAACCATTCGTGTGAAAACATTCGAAGGGGCTCACAACCCTCCTTATGCCTTTGAAACAATGACCATTAAGCTACCCGAGGGAGATGTAATTCACTACAACATCAAGTGGCTTGAGCCAAAAAAATGAACTATTAATTGAAATGTCAGAGCTGGCGGCCGTGGCTAGTTACATCCAATATGATTCGGTTTCGTCCCTTTCAATATCCGTCCAGCTCATTGTGTTTCCTCCTAGAAATAAGCAGTATACCGCCATTCTTCACCCAAAAAACGCTCCCTCCTTTACCTGGAGAGAGCGTTCTTTTTCATCCCACAACTTCTTTCTTCCCAAAAAACGTCCTCAGCGCCTTGTATACCTCGCCCTTTTCCCGAATCACGCTGTACATGAATTTCGGGTCCTTGATGTGGCGGTAGGCGGACATGAGGGTAGAGTGCCGGTTATACTGATTGACTTCCCCATACCCAAACATATTACACCGGTCCATCAATTCCTTCACCAGCTTGACGCAGCGTTCGTTGTCCGAGGTGAGATTGTCGCCGTCGGAAAAGTGAAACGGGTAGATGTTGTACTGCGCCGTCGGGTACCGGCTGTCGATGATCTCCAGCGCTTTTTTATAGGCGGAGGAACAGATCGTCCCCCCGCTTTCCCCTTTGGAGAAGAAGACTTCTTCCGGCACTTCCTTGGCGTCGGTATGGTGGGCGATGAAGACGATCTCCACCTTTTCGTACTTGGTCCGCAGGAAGCGCACCATCCAGAAGAAAAAGCTGCGGGCGATGTATTTCTCAAAGACACCCATACTGCCCGAGGTGTCCATCATCGCGATAATCACGGCATTGGAGTGAGGCTTGATAATCTCCTCCCAGGTCTTGAACCGCAGATCGTCGTCGGTGATGCCCAGCTCCAGATCGCTGTACCCGGCCAGCGCATTGCGGCGAATCGCGGCGATCAGGGTTCGTTTTTTATCGATATTGCCCATCAGGCCCTTTTTGCGCACATCGTTAAAGCGCGTCTCTTCGATGACGATCTGATCCTCGTCCTTGCGCTGGAGATTCGGCAGCTCCAGTTCGGCGAACAGCATCTCCTCCAGCTCTTCGACGCTGATTTCCGCCTCGAAATAGTCCACGCCCGGCTGGTCGCCTGCACCTTGGCCTTTTCCGGCCCCTTGGGCGGGATCGCCGTCTTTGGCGATGACATCCCCGACCTTGGTGTCACCTTTGCCCTGCCCGCCATGCTTCCCTTTTTGAAAATTGTAGCGCAGCCGGTATTCGTCCAGCGAACGAATCGGGATTTTGATCACGTCACGCCCGTTTGACATGATGATGGCTTCCTCGCTGACCAGATCGGGCAGATTTTTCTTGATCGCTTCCTTCACCTTTTCCTGATGGCGGTTTTGGTCCTGGTACCCTTTGCGGTGCAGCGACCAGTCTTCCCGGGAGACAACAAACGGTATCGAATCCTCCATAGGGTCCCCTCCTACTGGCGCGGCTGCGCCGAGTTACATCCTTGCAAAGCCAGATCCGTGTGCCCTTCGGGTGCCTCCTACTGGCGCGGCTGCGCCGAGTTACATCCTTGCAAAGCCAGATCCGGCTTTTACCGATTCAACAGACTTCCCACGTACCGCAGCAGCTCGTTGGCACAAACCGGGCAGTAGTGATGCTCCTCAATCAAGCGGCGGGTCACTTCATTGATCTTTTTCAACTGATGCTCATCCGGCGTCTTGTTCGAGGTGGTGATTTTGACGACATCCTTCAGATCGGCAAACAGCTTTTTCTCGATGGCTTCGCGCAGCCGGTCATGCGTGCTGTAGTCGAAGCGTTTCCCTTTGCGGGCATAAGCAGAGATGCGAATCAGGATTTCTTCGCGGAACGCCCGCTTGGCATTCTCGGAAATGCCGATCTGCTCCTCGATGGAGCGCATCAGGCGCTCATCCGGATCCAGCTCCTCGCCGGTGACCGGGTCGCGCAGCTTGTTCATATTGGCATAGGCCTCGACGTTGTCCAGGTAGTTATCCATCAGCGTTTTGGCCGACTCCTCATAGCTGTAGACAAAGGCCTTCTGAACTTCCTTCTTGGCCAGCTCATCGTACTCCTTGCGGGCCATGGAGATGAAGTTGAGGTAGCGCTCCCGCTGCTCCTTGGAGATCGATGGATGCTGGTCGAAGCCTTCCTTCAGTCCGCGCAGGATGTCCAGGGCATTGATGCACTCGGTATCGCGGCGGATCAGGGCGCTAGAGATCCGGTTGATCACATAGCGGGGATCGATGCCGGACATGCCTTCATCCCCATGCTCGTTTCGCAGCTCATCCAGATCGGAGCCCTTGAAGCCTTCCACCGACTCCCCGTCGTAGAGGCGCATCTTTTTCAAGAGGTCGGCCCCTTGCTTTTTGGATTCCTTCAATCTGGTCAATATCGAGAAAATCGCGGCGGACCGCAGCGCGTGGGGAGCGATGTGGACATGGCCCAGATCGGACTGCTTGATCAGCTTGGCGTAGATTTTCTCTTCGTCGCTGACCCGGAGATTGTAGGGGATCGGCATGACGATGATCCGGGATTGCAGCGCTTCGTTCTTTTTATTGGCGATAAAGGCCTTATACTCGGATTCATTCGTATGGGCGACAATCAGTTCATCCGCCGAAATCAGCGCGAAACGGCCTGCTTTGAAGTTGCCCTCCTGCGTCAGCGAAAGCAGATGCCAGAGGAATTTTTCATCGCATTTGAGCATTTCCTGGAACTCCATCAGCCCGCGGTTGGCCTTGTTCAGTTCGCCGTCGAAGCGATAGGCGCGCGGGTCCGATTCGGAGCCGTATTTGGTGATCGTGGAAAAATCGATGCTTCCCGTCAGATCGGCAATATCCTGGGATTTCGGATCGGATGGACTGAAGGTGCCGATACCCACCCGGTTTGCCTCGGAGAAGAGAATCCGCCTGACCGGAAAATCCTCGATGCGCCCGCCGAATTCGGTCTCCAGCCGCATCCGGTTATAGGGCGTCAGCTCGCCTTCGATCTTGACCCCCAGCTCCTCTTCGATTTCAGGCCGGAGCTCACGCGGAATCAGATGCAGCGGTTCCTCCTGCATCGGGCAGCCATCCAGGGCATAGACCGCTCCTTCATCCGTGCGGGAATACTCCTCCAGCCCCTTTTTCAGCATGGTCACAATCGTGGATTTCCCCCCGCTGACCGGACCCATCAATAACAAAATCCGCTTGCGGACATCGAGCCTGCGGGCGGCTGAATGAAAATACTCCTCCACCAGTCGTTCAATGGCGCGGTCCAGACCAAAAATTTCCCGGCTAAAAAAACGATACGAGCGGCTGCCATCCTCGTTTTCCTCTATTCCTGCACCTTTGATCATGTTATAGACGCGCGAGTGAGCAGTCTGGGCGATCTGCGGATTTTTGCGAACCATTTCCAGGTATTCGGCAAATGTGCCCTTCCACATCAATTTTTCTTCACGGGCCCGGTGCTCTGCGATGCGCTTTAAGATGTCCATGCTCGTCTCTCCTCCCTCATAAGCCCTCTCTCTTCGCGAACGACCATGTACTTTCATGTATATGTCCGCCAGCAGTTGCGCATTCTCATGGATGTTGATTTGCCTTTTCCTATCTGTATGCGCGAGGAAGGAACATGTTTCGGTCCACATCTGCAAAAAAGGGCGCACAAACTGCAGGGACATGCTGCGAGCATAGCATTTCCGGTGCAAGGCATGAGCGGAAAAATAAGACGGAAAAGTGTCGGGAAAAGTTCATCAGAATGACAGAAAACGCTGAATCCGTATCCCTTGCAAATGGGGAAGGCTACGATATAATGGGAGTAGTTTGGTATGGAAAGGAGCGGTCCAACATGGGTACGTTTATCGTGGGATTGGTCTTTGCCGCTTTTGTATTCTTCATTTTGACAGCGGGATACAACGAAGACAAGACCTGGAATCTGTAAGGACAAGCCGGCCGACGCTCGGCTAGCTTTTTTTCTACGCTCCCAGGAAAAAAACAGGGTGCCTGCAAAGGGCATCCTGTTTTTTTATTCTCCGCTGTTTTATTGTGCAAACAAGCCTGTCCGGTTCACGATCGCCTCGTGCAGCTCCGCCAGCGTCCCCCGTTGATCCACTTCGTACTGCGGCTCGCCGCGATCCTCCAGCCAGTTGGTCACCAAGAACGTCTTCATGCCCACCTGCCCGGCCACCATGTCTTCCTGCATGTGGTTGCCGACCATGATGCACTCCTCAGGCTGAACACCCAGTTTTTGTGCAATCTCCCGGAAGTACCCCGGGTTCGGTTTGGTATAGTGAGACTCTTCGTAGACGGTCACCAGCTCAAAATCCTCCGGAGACAGCTCGATCCAGGCCAGACGGCTGTGGATGGCGTCGCGAGGGAAGACCGGGTTGGTT
This sequence is a window from Brevibacillus composti. Protein-coding genes within it:
- a CDS encoding DUF3888 domain-containing protein, translated to MKKFLFIPLIFTFLPSPKPALAEKESDCDLMYRAFIEAMLDKMGNAVVKHGTNRLWNRGTEEILEVKRLNPRDLTRFTVTIRVKTFEGAHNPPYAFETMTIKLPEGDVIHYNIKWLEPKK
- the yhbH gene encoding sporulation protein YhbH, giving the protein MEDSIPFVVSREDWSLHRKGYQDQNRHQEKVKEAIKKNLPDLVSEEAIIMSNGRDVIKIPIRSLDEYRLRYNFQKGKHGGQGKGDTKVGDVIAKDGDPAQGAGKGQGAGDQPGVDYFEAEISVEELEEMLFAELELPNLQRKDEDQIVIEETRFNDVRKKGLMGNIDKKRTLIAAIRRNALAGYSDLELGITDDDLRFKTWEEIIKPHSNAVIIAMMDTSGSMGVFEKYIARSFFFWMVRFLRTKYEKVEIVFIAHHTDAKEVPEEVFFSKGESGGTICSSAYKKALEIIDSRYPTAQYNIYPFHFSDGDNLTSDNERCVKLVKELMDRCNMFGYGEVNQYNRHSTLMSAYRHIKDPKFMYSVIREKGEVYKALRTFFGKKEVVG
- a CDS encoding PrkA family serine protein kinase; amino-acid sequence: MDILKRIAEHRAREEKLMWKGTFAEYLEMVRKNPQIAQTAHSRVYNMIKGAGIEENEDGSRSYRFFSREIFGLDRAIERLVEEYFHSAARRLDVRKRILLLMGPVSGGKSTIVTMLKKGLEEYSRTDEGAVYALDGCPMQEEPLHLIPRELRPEIEEELGVKIEGELTPYNRMRLETEFGGRIEDFPVRRILFSEANRVGIGTFSPSDPKSQDIADLTGSIDFSTITKYGSESDPRAYRFDGELNKANRGLMEFQEMLKCDEKFLWHLLSLTQEGNFKAGRFALISADELIVAHTNESEYKAFIANKKNEALQSRIIVMPIPYNLRVSDEEKIYAKLIKQSDLGHVHIAPHALRSAAIFSILTRLKESKKQGADLLKKMRLYDGESVEGFKGSDLDELRNEHGDEGMSGIDPRYVINRISSALIRRDTECINALDILRGLKEGFDQHPSISKEQRERYLNFISMARKEYDELAKKEVQKAFVYSYEESAKTLMDNYLDNVEAYANMNKLRDPVTGEELDPDERLMRSIEEQIGISENAKRAFREEILIRISAYARKGKRFDYSTHDRLREAIEKKLFADLKDVVKITTSNKTPDEHQLKKINEVTRRLIEEHHYCPVCANELLRYVGSLLNR
- a CDS encoding IS4 family transposase, with translation MDKDTLLSSFGKWVAPLNAKIISDWTTETGEDKYVKKLTTLAYLLIFMDAQLNQRKALRDIVTEIENNEAFQKELGITSISISQLSRKNNKLSPELLQQLFVDLVAQVTRIRTPAAGRVGTVKLLDSTTMSLCLSKYKWATYRKTKAGVKLHLRVTFCDPDTVYPEKAVLTPAKPSDRTQMDALIDETGATYVFDRGYVDYEKYDQYCWDGVFFVTRLKDNAIVEVMDEFPTAEGSVMTRDRMVKIGKGAKQMKHVLRLIETVDLKGNPIRIITNRFDLTAEEIGDLYRNRWKIETFFRWLKQHLKLTRFYGEDENAVWNQILICLISYCLLLLMKLELSTTKSLLDLSRLLKSNLTKSWEVFKAAVFRKPARTSKGRQKVVKS